In one window of Streptomyces sp. NBC_00193 DNA:
- a CDS encoding RidA family protein, with translation MSTPEERLAEAGHVLPAIATPVAAYTPALRNGPYVFVSGQLPTIDDKLIHVGKVGAEVTPEQAADAARQCALNALAALKSAVGDLSAVKQVVKVVGYVNGDPSFTSPPAVINGASELFAAAFTGASRAHARSAVGVAMLSRNAPVVIDVQSPVHWGEARHRSTG, from the coding sequence ATGAGCACTCCCGAGGAACGACTGGCCGAAGCCGGTCACGTCCTGCCGGCCATCGCCACACCCGTGGCGGCCTACACCCCGGCTCTGCGCAACGGCCCGTACGTGTTCGTCTCCGGCCAGCTGCCCACGATCGACGACAAGCTGATCCACGTCGGCAAGGTCGGCGCCGAGGTTACCCCCGAGCAGGCCGCCGATGCCGCCCGCCAGTGCGCCCTGAACGCCCTGGCCGCCCTGAAGTCCGCCGTCGGGGACCTCTCTGCCGTCAAGCAGGTCGTCAAGGTCGTCGGCTACGTGAACGGCGACCCCTCGTTCACCTCCCCGCCCGCGGTCATCAACGGGGCCAGCGAACTGTTCGCCGCGGCGTTCACCGGAGCATCCCGAGCCCACGCGCGCAGCGCCGTCGGCGTCGCCATGCTCTCCCGGAACGCCCCCGTCGTCATCGACGTCCAGTCCCCTGTGCACTGGGGAGAGGCTCGGCACCGTTCCACCGGCTGA
- a CDS encoding pyridoxamine 5'-phosphate oxidase family protein, translated as MSATERTTANRYPERVTYDRDAVYAILDEALAVHVGFNTDLGPVVIPTLHMRVGDQLLLHGSAFGRFITTAASGAPLCVTATLIDGVILGRASSHHSAAYRSAMIFGTATVIEDEQERADALADVVESVIPGRLSGPHAARRPNVEEARYTACLTMPITEFSMKVREGFARDEPKDDQVESWAGWIPLTTTPGTPVPDAITGDRFPAPHYDPSIHRFRTEHP; from the coding sequence ATGTCGGCCACAGAGCGCACTACTGCGAATCGGTATCCCGAGCGGGTCACCTACGACAGGGACGCGGTCTACGCGATCCTCGACGAGGCCCTCGCCGTCCATGTCGGCTTCAACACCGACCTCGGCCCGGTGGTCATCCCCACCCTCCACATGCGCGTGGGTGACCAACTACTCCTGCACGGTTCCGCGTTCGGGCGCTTCATCACCACCGCCGCGTCCGGCGCGCCGTTGTGCGTGACCGCGACCTTGATCGATGGCGTGATCCTGGGCCGGGCCTCCTCGCACCACTCGGCCGCCTACCGCTCCGCCATGATCTTCGGGACCGCCACGGTGATCGAGGACGAGCAGGAACGCGCGGACGCCCTCGCCGACGTCGTGGAGAGCGTCATTCCCGGCCGGCTGTCCGGGCCGCATGCCGCCCGACGCCCCAACGTCGAGGAAGCCCGGTACACGGCGTGTCTGACCATGCCGATCACGGAGTTCTCGATGAAGGTCCGTGAGGGCTTCGCCCGGGACGAACCCAAGGACGACCAGGTCGAATCCTGGGCGGGCTGGATTCCGCTGACCACCACCCCCGGCACCCCCGTCCCCGACGCGATCACCGGCGACCGCTTCCCCGCCCCCCACTACGACCCGTCCATCCACCGCTTCCGGACGGAGCACCCCTGA
- a CDS encoding APC family permease, protein MPIRPTLRQQLLRRKPLQTFADESEGGGLRRTLGPFQLTMIGIGATIGTGIFFLLGSAVPEAGPAVIVSFALAAVAAALTALCYAELASAVPVSGSSYSYAYATLGEFAAWAVGWCLLLEYAVSGAAIAVSWGQYLNDLTQRLFGFQMPDAISAPPGSGGYVNLPGVVLVGLCCLLLVRGAKESALVNTVMVLIKLGVLVLFIVVGITGFDSGNLQPFAPMGTAGISAAAATVFFAFIGLDAVSTAGEEVRNPRRTLPLAIIGALIVVTTLYVLVAVVGVGAQPWTAFEGQQAGLSAILGDITGAGWPAILLSAGAVLSLVSVTLVVLYGQSRILYTMGRDGMLPSAFRRVSPRSGTPAFATLLTGGFVALLAAVFPLNLLADLTSMGTLAAFAVVSLGVMILRRTAPGLDRGFRVPGYPVVPFLSILACGYLMYELPLDTYLLFGGWLALALTVYLLYSRKHSRLEAAAEPAGEQALA, encoded by the coding sequence ATGCCCATTCGGCCGACGCTGCGCCAGCAGCTCCTCAGACGCAAGCCCCTGCAGACCTTCGCCGACGAGTCGGAAGGCGGCGGCCTGCGCCGGACCCTGGGTCCCTTCCAGCTCACGATGATCGGGATCGGCGCCACGATCGGCACCGGCATCTTCTTCCTGCTCGGCAGCGCCGTTCCGGAAGCCGGACCGGCCGTGATCGTGTCCTTCGCACTCGCCGCCGTCGCCGCGGCCCTCACCGCGCTCTGCTACGCCGAGCTGGCCTCGGCGGTGCCCGTGTCCGGCTCCTCGTACTCCTACGCGTACGCCACCCTGGGAGAGTTCGCCGCCTGGGCCGTGGGCTGGTGCCTGCTGCTGGAGTACGCCGTCTCCGGCGCCGCCATCGCGGTGAGCTGGGGGCAGTACCTCAACGACCTCACCCAGCGGCTCTTCGGCTTCCAGATGCCCGACGCGATATCGGCGCCGCCGGGTTCCGGCGGCTACGTCAACCTGCCCGGCGTCGTCCTGGTGGGCCTGTGCTGCCTGCTCCTGGTGCGCGGCGCCAAGGAGTCGGCGCTGGTCAACACCGTCATGGTGCTGATCAAGCTCGGGGTGCTGGTCCTGTTCATCGTCGTGGGCATCACCGGCTTCGACTCCGGGAACCTGCAGCCCTTCGCCCCCATGGGCACGGCCGGCATCAGCGCCGCCGCGGCCACCGTGTTCTTCGCCTTCATCGGCCTCGACGCGGTCTCCACCGCCGGCGAGGAGGTCCGCAACCCCCGCCGCACCCTGCCCCTGGCCATCATCGGCGCCCTGATCGTGGTCACCACCCTGTACGTCCTGGTGGCCGTCGTCGGTGTGGGCGCCCAGCCCTGGACGGCCTTCGAGGGACAGCAGGCCGGGCTCTCCGCCATCCTCGGCGACATCACCGGAGCAGGCTGGCCCGCGATTCTCCTCTCCGCCGGAGCCGTGCTCTCCCTCGTCAGCGTCACCCTCGTCGTCCTGTACGGGCAGAGCCGCATCCTCTACACCATGGGCCGCGACGGCATGCTGCCCTCCGCCTTCCGCCGCGTCAGCCCGCGCAGCGGCACCCCGGCCTTCGCCACCCTCCTGACCGGCGGCTTCGTCGCGCTCCTCGCGGCCGTGTTCCCCTTGAACCTGCTGGCCGACCTCACCAGCATGGGCACCCTCGCGGCCTTCGCCGTCGTCTCCCTCGGTGTGATGATCCTGCGGCGCACCGCCCCCGGCCTCGACCGCGGGTTCCGCGTCCCCGGATATCCCGTCGTCCCGTTCCTGTCGATCCTGGCGTGCGGCTACCTCATGTACGAACTGCCGCTCGACACCTACCTCCTCTTCGGAGGCTGGCTGGCTCTGGCCCTGACCGTCTACCTCCTCTACAGCCGCAAGCACTCACGGCTCGAAGCGGCGGCCGAGCCCGCTGGAGAACAGGCCTTGGCCTGA
- a CDS encoding CdaR family transcriptional regulator, whose protein sequence is MPGGRIDELRRQGILGRRVPDQAEPQREEQLRQYREVLAAPGVVRLSALADDELPRAAVAIRAGDLPLGTIWAIEDHTPLDVAGEQALLDGARTAALHMLRRRGAAALELHARDQALRAALDGTAQVQETASRLGLPAGTPLLLIGFAPAGAPQEAQALLTRLGGDLGRHWSAVRRSAAVATTPGAVYTLLPGEDPESGRRLAAQALAAVTRPRTQPLRAALGASASGLSDLVELRAEVDDVLRVTTTDPEAPPVAALTDVHARVLLAHLADELARRPRLRHPAVEAMLEHDRTHHTHYGDSVAAWLDAVGNVTEAAGRLTIHQNTLKYRLRRSRELFGLDLDDPDTRLSSWLQLRIGAVTSGRSPSWPAATQPVTEARGGE, encoded by the coding sequence GTGCCGGGCGGCCGCATCGACGAGCTGCGCCGCCAGGGCATCCTCGGCCGACGAGTCCCCGACCAGGCCGAACCGCAGCGCGAGGAACAGCTGCGCCAGTACCGCGAGGTGCTGGCCGCCCCCGGCGTCGTACGCCTCTCAGCCCTGGCCGACGACGAACTGCCGCGCGCCGCCGTCGCCATCCGCGCGGGAGACCTCCCGCTCGGGACGATCTGGGCGATAGAGGACCACACACCGCTCGACGTTGCCGGGGAGCAGGCACTGCTGGACGGTGCCCGGACCGCCGCCCTGCACATGCTCCGCCGCCGTGGGGCCGCCGCCCTGGAACTCCATGCCCGCGACCAGGCACTGCGAGCCGCTCTGGACGGCACCGCCCAGGTGCAGGAGACGGCCTCCCGCCTCGGCCTGCCGGCCGGCACACCGCTGCTGCTGATCGGCTTCGCCCCGGCCGGCGCACCCCAGGAGGCCCAGGCTCTGCTCACCCGGCTGGGAGGGGATCTGGGCCGGCACTGGTCGGCCGTACGCCGCTCGGCCGCAGTCGCCACCACCCCCGGCGCCGTCTACACCCTGCTGCCCGGCGAGGACCCGGAATCAGGACGTCGTCTGGCCGCACAGGCTCTCGCGGCCGTCACCCGGCCCCGCACCCAGCCGCTGCGTGCCGCCCTAGGTGCATCCGCCTCGGGTCTGTCCGATCTGGTCGAGCTGCGCGCGGAGGTAGACGACGTGCTGCGCGTGACCACCACCGATCCCGAAGCACCGCCGGTCGCGGCCCTGACCGACGTCCACGCCCGTGTCCTGCTCGCACACCTGGCGGACGAACTCGCCCGCCGGCCGAGGCTGCGCCACCCGGCCGTCGAGGCGATGCTCGAACACGACCGCACCCACCACACCCACTACGGCGACTCGGTCGCGGCCTGGCTGGACGCCGTCGGCAACGTCACCGAAGCGGCAGGACGCCTGACGATCCACCAGAACACCCTCAAGTACCGGCTACGCCGCAGCCGTGAACTGTTCGGCCTCGACCTGGACGACCCGGACACCCGTCTCTCCAGCTGGCTCCAACTCCGCATCGGAGCCGTTACCTCCGGCCGCTCCCCCTCCTGGCCCGCCGCCACACAGCCGGTCACCGAGGCCCGCGGCGGGGAGTAG
- a CDS encoding PLP-dependent cysteine synthase family protein, which yields MHFSTTDTSATGRTALSELVGNTPLLRISEPLAPAGRGFWAKLEGFNPGGIKDRPGLYMVERARVRGDLKPGARIIESTSGTLGLGLALAGMVHGHPVTLVTDPGLEPSMTRLLTAYGAQVNVVSEPHPTGGWQQARRDRVQQLMAQHPDSWCPDQYNNPDNTAAYTPLALELATELRHIDVLVCSVGTGGHSAGVSRVLRQLYPDLTLVGVDTIGSTIFGQPARPRLMRGLGSSIYPRNVAYDNFSEVHWVSPAEAVWTCRQLAGSHYATGGWSVGAVSLVAGWLARSLPKEARIAAVFPDGPQRYLGTVYDDGYCAAHGLLDSPPAPEPDLIGRLDEKEVTRWTRCTSVVDPLTLGGGRENEAGGKSAVQRASDPQEQVR from the coding sequence ATGCATTTTTCGACCACCGACACGTCAGCCACGGGCCGCACGGCCTTGTCGGAACTGGTGGGCAACACCCCGCTGCTGCGCATCTCCGAACCGCTCGCGCCGGCGGGCCGAGGCTTCTGGGCGAAGCTGGAGGGCTTCAACCCCGGCGGCATCAAGGACCGTCCCGGCTTGTACATGGTCGAACGGGCCCGCGTCCGCGGCGACCTGAAGCCGGGCGCGAGGATCATCGAGTCCACCAGCGGGACCCTGGGCCTCGGTCTCGCTCTGGCAGGCATGGTCCACGGGCACCCGGTCACGCTCGTCACCGATCCGGGCCTCGAGCCGTCCATGACCCGGCTGCTGACGGCGTACGGCGCCCAGGTCAACGTGGTCTCCGAGCCGCACCCCACCGGCGGCTGGCAACAGGCCCGCCGCGACCGGGTGCAGCAGCTCATGGCGCAGCACCCGGATTCCTGGTGCCCGGACCAGTACAACAACCCCGACAACACCGCCGCCTACACCCCGCTCGCCCTCGAACTGGCCACCGAGCTGCGCCACATCGACGTACTGGTGTGCAGCGTCGGTACCGGCGGCCACTCCGCAGGGGTCTCGCGGGTGCTGCGGCAGCTCTACCCGGACCTGACGCTGGTGGGAGTGGACACGATCGGCTCCACGATCTTCGGACAGCCCGCCCGGCCGAGGCTGATGCGCGGGCTGGGGTCGAGCATCTACCCCCGCAACGTCGCCTACGACAACTTCAGCGAGGTGCACTGGGTCTCCCCCGCCGAAGCCGTGTGGACCTGCCGCCAGCTGGCCGGTTCCCACTACGCCACCGGCGGATGGAGCGTCGGTGCGGTCTCACTGGTCGCGGGCTGGCTGGCCCGCTCGCTCCCGAAGGAGGCGCGCATCGCAGCGGTCTTCCCCGACGGCCCCCAGCGGTACCTCGGCACCGTCTACGACGACGGCTACTGCGCCGCCCACGGCCTGCTCGACTCCCCGCCGGCGCCGGAACCGGACCTCATCGGCCGGCTGGACGAGAAGGAGGTCACCCGCTGGACCCGGTGCACTTCCGTCGTCGACCCGCTCACTCTCGGCGGAGGTCGGGAGAACGAGGCCGGTGGAAAGAGCGCCGTGCAGCGCGCGTCGGACCCGCAGGAGCAGGTCCGGTGA